The following proteins are encoded in a genomic region of Burkholderia cepacia:
- a CDS encoding NADPH:quinone oxidoreductase family protein codes for MRAIVCEAYDGTGALALRDVTSAPLAAGEARIDVHACGINFADTLIVEGRYQTKPALPFVPGFEIAGTVVETAPGVTSVSVGDRVMGILAWGGFADEVVLPAANLFRMPASMDFTTGAGFAIAYGTSYGALTWRAKLQEGETLLVHGAGSGTGLTAIEVGRALGATVIAVASSEDKRAAARRSGAHHVIEAGRDDFREQVKALTGGKGVNVVYDPVGGAAFDASLRVVAPEARIVVIGFASGEIPRVPANLLLVKNCDVMGFYWGHYRASRPDWVRKAFATLFGWFEAGKLAPHVSRVMELSEAADAIELLRQRKVAGKVVLSTGRN; via the coding sequence ATGCGAGCGATCGTGTGTGAAGCCTATGACGGCACCGGGGCGCTGGCGCTGCGGGACGTGACGTCGGCGCCGCTCGCGGCGGGCGAGGCGCGGATCGACGTGCATGCGTGCGGCATCAATTTCGCGGACACGTTGATCGTCGAGGGGCGCTACCAGACCAAGCCGGCGCTGCCGTTCGTGCCGGGTTTCGAAATTGCGGGCACGGTCGTCGAGACGGCGCCCGGCGTGACGTCGGTGTCGGTCGGCGACCGGGTGATGGGCATCCTTGCGTGGGGCGGCTTCGCGGACGAGGTCGTGCTGCCTGCCGCGAACCTGTTCAGGATGCCAGCGTCGATGGATTTCACGACCGGCGCAGGTTTCGCCATCGCCTACGGCACGTCGTACGGCGCGCTCACGTGGCGCGCGAAGCTGCAGGAGGGCGAGACGCTGCTGGTGCACGGCGCGGGCAGCGGCACCGGCCTGACCGCTATCGAAGTGGGCCGGGCGCTCGGTGCCACGGTGATCGCGGTGGCGAGCTCGGAGGACAAGCGGGCGGCTGCCCGCCGCAGCGGCGCGCACCACGTGATCGAGGCCGGCCGGGACGATTTTCGCGAGCAGGTGAAGGCGCTGACCGGCGGGAAGGGGGTGAACGTCGTGTACGACCCGGTCGGCGGGGCCGCGTTCGACGCCAGCCTGCGGGTGGTCGCGCCCGAGGCGCGCATCGTCGTCATCGGTTTCGCGAGCGGTGAGATCCCGCGCGTGCCGGCGAACCTGCTGCTGGTCAAGAACTGCGACGTGATGGGCTTCTACTGGGGGCACTACCGGGCGAGCCGGCCGGACTGGGTGCGCAAGGCGTTCGCCACGCTGTTCGGCTGGTTCGAGGCCGGCAAGCTCGCACCGCACGTGTCGCGCGTCATGGAACTGTCGGAGGCTGCG
- a CDS encoding FAD-dependent oxidoreductase, which produces MREPGEKGRALVIGAGVAGLTTALCLHKRGISVTVVGEKFAPNITSVVAGALWEWPPAVCGYHHDEVSLERSKHWCMVSFRKFETLAADPATGVYIRPVNFYFRNRIEEHALHLEKMNEIRQHVPGFRRDPALIRENGVNPDFGLVDAYCHLAPMVDTDVYMAWLLGQVIAKNIRVIQQRIEGDLQANEARLKADFGVDAIVNCAGLGAAELSGEPMYPLRGAVIRLVNDGSRIPRLDQAHCVSHDHVTGVDEIVFIVPRGEDRIVLGAIAEADEWSTDIGFDNHEPIRRMYRRGIEFMPALANAEIDPGEPVRAGLRPFRHGNVRLEAVSGTHILHNYAHGGAGVTLSWGCALEAAERVEHMLSAGPAGIEQDGRPGARADDVPAGA; this is translated from the coding sequence ATGAGGGAACCTGGAGAGAAGGGGCGCGCGCTCGTCATAGGTGCCGGCGTGGCCGGCCTGACGACTGCGCTGTGCCTGCACAAGCGCGGCATCAGCGTGACGGTCGTCGGCGAGAAATTCGCGCCAAACATCACGTCGGTGGTGGCCGGCGCCCTGTGGGAATGGCCGCCCGCCGTCTGTGGCTATCACCACGACGAGGTTTCGCTGGAGCGCTCGAAGCACTGGTGCATGGTCTCGTTCCGCAAGTTCGAGACGCTCGCGGCCGATCCGGCGACCGGCGTCTACATCCGTCCGGTCAATTTCTACTTCCGCAACCGCATCGAGGAGCACGCGCTCCATCTCGAGAAGATGAACGAGATCCGCCAGCACGTGCCGGGTTTCCGGCGCGATCCGGCACTGATCCGCGAGAACGGCGTGAATCCGGACTTCGGACTCGTCGACGCGTATTGCCATCTCGCGCCGATGGTCGATACGGACGTCTACATGGCCTGGCTGCTGGGTCAGGTGATCGCAAAGAACATCCGGGTCATCCAGCAGCGGATCGAAGGCGACCTGCAGGCGAACGAGGCGCGCCTGAAGGCGGACTTTGGCGTCGATGCGATCGTCAACTGCGCGGGCCTCGGGGCGGCCGAGCTGAGCGGCGAGCCGATGTATCCGCTGCGCGGCGCCGTGATCCGCCTCGTGAACGACGGCAGCAGGATCCCGCGCCTCGATCAGGCGCACTGCGTGTCACACGACCACGTGACGGGCGTCGACGAGATCGTGTTCATCGTGCCGCGCGGCGAGGACCGCATCGTGCTCGGCGCGATCGCGGAAGCCGACGAATGGAGCACGGACATCGGGTTCGACAATCACGAGCCGATCCGGCGGATGTACCGGCGGGGCATCGAGTTCATGCCCGCGCTCGCGAACGCCGAGATCGATCCGGGCGAGCCGGTGCGGGCCGGGCTGCGGCCGTTCAGGCATGGCAACGTGCGGCTCGAAGCGGTATCGGGCACGCACATCCTGCACAACTACGCGCATGGTGGGGCCGGTGTGACGTTGTCGTGGGGATGCGCGCTCGAGGCTGCGGAACGGGTCGAACACATGCTGTCGGCCGGGCCGGCAGGCATCGAGCAGGATGGCCGTCCGGGCGCGCGCGCCGACGACGTGCCGGCCGGGGCTTGA
- a CDS encoding aminotransferase class I/II-fold pyridoxal phosphate-dependent enzyme yields MVKQAAIAAIRRYGAGAGASRLVTGNHPLFADLEARLAGLMGTETACVFGSGYLANSGIVPALVGKEDLILIDELAHGCLWAGAQLSRGRIVGFRHNDLAHVEALLDEHRRAHGKAILLTDGVFSQDGDIAPLEELVALGDRFDTWVMSDDAHGIGVVGQGRGATFATGRDARVPLKMGTLGKAVGSYGGYLAASAPVIDLIRNRARTYGLTTGQPPATVAATIASLEIIATDPALVERPLAKAKAFAASLGIPEPQTPIVPIIIGDEMATLNASRMLADEGFFVTAIRPPTVPRGTARLRVLITAGHPDDEIERLATVIRQRVPRSDAPAGG; encoded by the coding sequence GTGGTGAAGCAAGCGGCGATCGCCGCGATTCGCCGCTATGGGGCCGGTGCCGGCGCGTCGCGGCTCGTGACCGGCAATCACCCGCTGTTCGCCGATCTCGAAGCGCGGCTCGCCGGCCTGATGGGCACGGAGACCGCCTGCGTGTTCGGCTCGGGTTACCTCGCGAACTCGGGCATTGTCCCGGCCCTCGTCGGCAAGGAGGATCTGATCCTCATCGACGAACTCGCGCACGGCTGCCTGTGGGCGGGCGCGCAGTTGTCGCGCGGCCGGATCGTCGGGTTCCGGCATAACGATCTCGCCCACGTCGAGGCGCTGCTGGACGAGCACCGGCGCGCGCATGGCAAGGCGATCCTGTTGACCGACGGCGTGTTCTCACAGGACGGCGACATCGCACCGCTCGAGGAGTTGGTCGCGCTTGGCGATCGTTTTGACACCTGGGTGATGTCCGACGACGCGCACGGCATCGGTGTCGTGGGGCAAGGGCGCGGCGCGACCTTCGCGACCGGGCGCGACGCGCGCGTACCCCTGAAGATGGGCACGCTAGGCAAGGCGGTGGGCAGCTACGGCGGCTACCTCGCAGCCTCGGCCCCGGTGATCGACTTGATCCGCAACCGCGCGCGCACCTATGGACTGACGACGGGCCAACCCCCGGCGACGGTCGCGGCGACCATCGCGTCGCTCGAGATCATCGCCACCGATCCGGCGCTTGTCGAGCGGCCGCTCGCGAAAGCGAAGGCGTTCGCGGCGTCGCTGGGCATCCCCGAGCCGCAGACTCCGATCGTGCCGATCATCATCGGCGACGAGATGGCCACGCTGAACGCATCGCGCATGCTTGCCGATGAAGGCTTCTTCGTGACCGCGATCCGTCCGCCCACGGTGCCGCGCGGCACGGCCCGCCTGCGCGTCCTGATCACCGCAGGCCATCCCGACGACGAGATCGAGCGTCTCGCGACGGTGATCCGGCAGCGCGTTCCGCGCTCGGACGCACCGGCCGGGGGCTGA
- a CDS encoding DUF1697 domain-containing protein, with protein sequence MRYICLLRGINVSGHRKVTMKELLEMCTDLKFRNAVSYLQSGNLVLESTLKAAELESTLEREIADRFGYADVSVMALTKAGLSAVIDALPKHWREYDPSKLHFSFLKMAGAQAGSAASKDYLPDEYAVGERVVYVHCPNGYGRTKLNNSFVERLTGTQATTRNWNTTHHLLELVAA encoded by the coding sequence ATGCGTTACATCTGCCTGCTTAGAGGAATCAACGTCAGCGGCCATCGCAAGGTGACAATGAAAGAATTGCTGGAAATGTGCACGGATTTGAAATTCCGGAACGCCGTCAGCTACTTGCAGAGCGGCAATCTGGTTCTCGAATCGACGCTGAAGGCAGCCGAACTCGAATCAACGCTCGAGCGCGAAATCGCCGACCGTTTCGGCTATGCCGATGTCTCCGTGATGGCGCTCACCAAGGCCGGCCTCTCGGCCGTGATCGACGCACTACCGAAGCACTGGCGCGAGTACGACCCGTCCAAGCTGCACTTCTCGTTCCTGAAGATGGCGGGCGCCCAAGCCGGCAGCGCCGCGTCGAAAGACTATCTTCCCGACGAGTACGCGGTCGGCGAGCGCGTGGTCTATGTCCATTGCCCGAACGGATATGGACGCACCAAGCTGAACAACAGCTTCGTCGAACGGCTGACTGGCACGCAGGCCACGACCCGCAACTGGAACACCACGCACCACCTGCTTGAACTCGTCGCGGCCTAG
- a CDS encoding DUF6039 family protein, producing MNVKLSPDAVALVYEEVFGRHGKMHWLVHMKTPSDYGRLLDLVDHDKAFQDIYQEDRLPERGGGDWARICVQGSFREHVIVPRHGFAR from the coding sequence ATGAACGTGAAGCTGTCTCCCGACGCGGTCGCGCTCGTCTACGAGGAAGTGTTCGGACGTCACGGCAAAATGCATTGGCTCGTTCATATGAAGACCCCGTCCGACTACGGCCGCCTCCTCGACCTGGTCGATCACGACAAGGCGTTTCAGGATATCTACCAGGAAGACCGTCTGCCCGAGCGAGGCGGTGGCGACTGGGCGCGGATCTGCGTCCAGGGCAGCTTCCGCGAGCACGTGATCGTGCCGCGGCACGGTTTCGCACGCTAA
- the msrB gene encoding peptide-methionine (R)-S-oxide reductase MsrB, with protein sequence MPTRRHLLFAGATGLAALAALTSAGRRALLRSAVAAPAAGGFEVTLSDAEWHRRLTPAQYTVLREAGTERPYTSPLNDEHRHGTFACAGCDLALFSSATKFDSHTGWPSFWKPLDHAVATHTDASFGMIRTEVHCRRCGGHLGHVFDDGPPPTGLRYCMNGLALTFHPTPA encoded by the coding sequence ATGCCCACCCGCAGACATCTGCTGTTCGCCGGCGCCACCGGCCTCGCCGCGCTCGCCGCGCTGACCTCCGCGGGCCGCCGCGCGCTGTTGCGCAGCGCCGTCGCCGCCCCGGCGGCCGGCGGCTTCGAAGTCACCCTCAGCGACGCCGAATGGCATCGCCGGCTCACGCCCGCCCAGTACACGGTCCTGCGCGAAGCCGGCACCGAACGGCCGTACACCAGCCCGCTGAACGACGAGCACCGGCACGGCACGTTCGCGTGCGCCGGCTGCGACCTCGCGCTGTTCTCGTCGGCCACCAAGTTCGACAGCCATACGGGCTGGCCGAGCTTCTGGAAGCCGCTCGACCACGCGGTCGCCACCCACACCGACGCGTCGTTCGGGATGATCCGCACCGAAGTGCACTGCCGCCGCTGCGGCGGCCATCTCGGCCACGTGTTCGACGACGGCCCGCCGCCGACCGGCCTGCGCTACTGCATGAACGGCCTCGCCCTCACGTTCCATCCGACCCCGGCCTGA
- a CDS encoding cytochrome c biogenesis protein DipZ, whose protein sequence is MLLIVLAYLGGVLTILSPCILPVLPFVFARADQPFVRTGLPLLAGMALTFAVVATLAAVGGGWVAQANQAGRWVAIVLLAVFGLTLLMPRLAEHLTRPLVAAGNRLTGFAQRDGRPAGPASSLLLGVATGLLWAPCAGPILGLVLTGAALRGASVGTTLLLVAYAAGAATSLGVALVIGGKVFAAMKRSLGAGEWIKRGIGAALLAGVGAIALGLDTGALAQLSTVTTGGLETKLVDRLSGRGPAAQPAMAATGAADGTTTAAGAPVQPDGAMMRAADTSPQPAVQAMRAAAAPATLPVEGTLPSLDGAVQWLNSPPLTAAGLRGKVVLVDFWTYSCINCLRTLPYTTAWARKYAPYGLVVIGVHAPEFAFERDIGNVKKAVHDLGIDFPVAIDNHFTIWRAFNNEYWPAHYFVDARGRVRRHHFGEGEYAESEHAIQSLLAEAGHPEALNVPLGLAGAPAQGAQAADNADVRSPETYVGYARAEDFVSPGGVVRDAAYHYAEPARPGLNDWGLAGTWRIGAERATLAAPAGRIVYRFHARDLHLVLGPGEDGKPVRFRVTLDGAAPGAAHGSDVDAQGYGTVTGQRLYQLVRQPGTIADRTFSIEFLDPGVNAYAFTFG, encoded by the coding sequence ATGCTGCTCATCGTCCTTGCCTATCTCGGCGGCGTGCTCACGATCCTGAGCCCGTGCATCCTGCCCGTGCTGCCGTTCGTGTTCGCGCGCGCCGACCAGCCGTTCGTCCGCACCGGCCTGCCGCTGCTGGCCGGCATGGCGCTCACGTTCGCCGTCGTCGCGACGCTCGCGGCCGTCGGCGGCGGCTGGGTCGCGCAGGCCAACCAGGCCGGCCGCTGGGTCGCCATCGTGCTGCTCGCGGTGTTCGGCCTGACGTTGCTGATGCCGCGCCTCGCGGAGCACCTGACGCGCCCGCTCGTCGCCGCCGGCAACCGCCTCACCGGCTTCGCGCAACGCGACGGCCGCCCGGCCGGCCCCGCGTCGTCGCTGCTGCTCGGCGTCGCGACCGGCCTGCTGTGGGCGCCGTGCGCGGGCCCGATCCTCGGGCTCGTGCTGACCGGCGCCGCGCTGCGCGGTGCAAGCGTCGGCACGACGCTGCTGCTGGTCGCGTATGCGGCCGGCGCGGCGACGTCGCTCGGCGTCGCGCTCGTGATCGGCGGCAAGGTGTTCGCCGCGATGAAGCGCTCGCTCGGCGCCGGCGAATGGATCAAGCGCGGGATCGGCGCGGCGCTGCTGGCCGGCGTCGGTGCGATCGCGCTCGGCCTCGACACGGGCGCACTCGCGCAACTGTCGACCGTCACGACGGGCGGGCTCGAGACGAAGCTCGTCGACCGCCTCTCGGGGCGCGGGCCGGCCGCGCAACCGGCGATGGCCGCGACGGGCGCCGCGGACGGCACGACGACCGCCGCAGGCGCGCCCGTGCAGCCGGACGGCGCGATGATGCGGGCCGCGGACACGTCGCCGCAACCGGCCGTGCAGGCGATGCGCGCCGCCGCCGCACCGGCCACGCTGCCCGTCGAGGGCACGCTGCCGTCGCTCGACGGCGCGGTGCAGTGGCTGAACTCGCCGCCGCTGACGGCGGCCGGCCTGCGCGGCAAGGTGGTGCTGGTCGATTTCTGGACGTATTCGTGCATCAACTGCCTGCGCACGCTGCCGTACACGACCGCGTGGGCGCGCAAGTACGCGCCGTACGGGCTCGTCGTGATCGGCGTGCACGCGCCCGAATTCGCGTTCGAGCGCGACATCGGCAACGTGAAGAAGGCCGTGCACGACCTGGGCATCGACTTCCCGGTCGCGATCGACAACCACTTCACGATCTGGCGCGCATTCAACAACGAATACTGGCCCGCGCACTACTTCGTCGACGCGCGGGGCCGCGTGCGCCGTCACCACTTCGGCGAAGGCGAGTACGCGGAATCGGAGCACGCGATCCAGTCGCTGCTCGCCGAGGCCGGCCATCCGGAAGCGCTGAACGTGCCGCTCGGGCTTGCCGGCGCGCCCGCGCAAGGCGCGCAGGCCGCCGACAACGCGGACGTCCGCTCGCCCGAAACCTACGTCGGCTACGCACGCGCCGAGGATTTCGTGTCGCCCGGCGGCGTGGTGCGCGATGCGGCGTACCACTACGCCGAGCCGGCTCGTCCCGGTCTGAACGACTGGGGCCTCGCCGGCACGTGGCGGATCGGCGCCGAACGCGCGACGCTCGCGGCGCCGGCCGGCCGCATCGTCTACCGCTTCCACGCACGCGACCTGCACCTGGTGCTCGGCCCCGGCGAGGACGGCAAGCCGGTGCGCTTTCGCGTGACGCTCGACGGCGCGGCTCCCGGCGCCGCGCACGGCAGCGACGTCGATGCGCAAGGCTACGGCACCGTGACCGGACAACGCCTGTACCAGCTGGTCCGGCAGCCCGGCACGATCGCCGATCGCACGTTCTCGATCGAGTTTCTCGATCCCGGCGTGAATGCCTATGCGTTCACGTTCGGCTGA
- the msrA gene encoding peptide-methionine (S)-S-oxide reductase MsrA, producing MSTTSSPNPAPRRGAVVRHRAAVLAVAAAAAFGYQSTVNSAEPVAAMPAPALDEKPGASHDETAVLAGGCFWGVQGVFEHVKGVKQVTAGYAGGASETAHYALVGSGLTGHAESVRIVYDPTQITYGRLLQVFFSVAHDPTELNRQGPDEGSQYRSAIFPTTAQQRAVATAYIAQLGTAHVFPAPVVTRVEDYKGFYPAEAYHQNYLELHPDAPYIAYNDMPKIAGLKQYFPALYRTDAVLWRQTRL from the coding sequence GTGAGTACGACATCATCGCCCAACCCGGCCCCGCGGCGCGGGGCCGTCGTCCGGCATCGCGCAGCCGTTCTCGCAGTCGCCGCCGCGGCCGCGTTCGGTTACCAAAGCACCGTCAATTCGGCCGAACCGGTCGCCGCCATGCCGGCGCCCGCACTCGACGAAAAGCCCGGCGCATCGCACGACGAGACGGCCGTGCTCGCCGGCGGCTGCTTCTGGGGCGTGCAGGGCGTGTTCGAGCACGTGAAGGGCGTGAAGCAGGTCACGGCCGGCTATGCGGGCGGCGCGTCCGAAACCGCGCACTATGCGCTCGTCGGCTCGGGGCTGACCGGGCACGCGGAATCGGTTCGCATCGTCTACGACCCGACCCAGATCACGTACGGCCGGCTGCTGCAGGTGTTCTTCTCGGTCGCGCACGATCCGACCGAGCTCAACCGGCAGGGCCCCGACGAGGGATCGCAATACCGGTCGGCGATCTTCCCGACCACCGCGCAGCAACGTGCGGTCGCGACCGCTTACATCGCGCAGCTCGGCACCGCGCACGTGTTTCCGGCGCCGGTCGTCACGCGTGTCGAGGACTACAAGGGGTTCTACCCGGCCGAGGCCTATCACCAGAACTACCTCGAGCTGCACCCGGACGCGCCGTACATCGCGTACAACGACATGCCGAAGATCGCCGGGCTGAAGCAGTACTTCCCGGCGCTGTACCGCACCGACGCGGTGCTGTGGCGGCAGACGCGCCTCTGA
- a CDS encoding aromatic ring-hydroxylating oxygenase subunit alpha has translation MRIAPLLDSSPVEPPASTQTRDLRRVPIHPDHWYPLAWSRELKRGKTLGVRFAGDPIVLVRTESGAVYALEDRCAHRQVPLHAGVVSGETLRCCYHGWTYACDSGRCVDVPYLGRERLPNGVRAYPCREAHGLIFVFPGDAALAGERPLPELPSAEDSAFKTRRFGREVKCHYSFMHENLMDMNHQFLHRKQMGQMRARSVGRRRGDDWVEVDYTFARMEGKQPVGEALVFGASKKPGEQANKSVMTVRTGYPYQTLQIRSSEGTLVMDLWIVYVPLDAEQRTNRTFGLLSIHKPGIPFALDLAWPLLVWFTERIFREDRWIVEREQEAHDRQGADWNHEVFPVINELRDLLRQCGARTVIPIRDAGASDDA, from the coding sequence ATGCGTATCGCGCCTTTGCTGGACAGCAGTCCCGTCGAACCGCCCGCCAGCACGCAGACGCGTGACCTGCGGCGCGTGCCGATTCATCCCGATCACTGGTACCCGCTCGCGTGGTCGCGCGAGCTGAAACGCGGCAAGACGCTCGGCGTGCGCTTCGCCGGCGATCCGATCGTGCTCGTACGCACTGAATCCGGTGCCGTGTACGCGCTCGAGGATCGTTGCGCGCACCGCCAGGTACCGCTGCACGCGGGCGTCGTGAGCGGCGAGACGCTGCGCTGCTGCTATCACGGCTGGACCTACGCGTGCGACAGCGGCCGCTGCGTCGACGTGCCGTACCTCGGCCGCGAGCGCCTGCCCAACGGCGTGCGCGCGTATCCGTGCCGCGAAGCGCACGGGCTGATCTTCGTGTTCCCTGGCGATGCCGCGCTGGCCGGCGAGCGGCCGCTGCCCGAACTGCCGTCGGCGGAGGACAGCGCGTTCAAGACGCGCCGCTTCGGCCGCGAGGTCAAGTGCCACTACTCGTTCATGCACGAGAACCTGATGGACATGAACCACCAGTTCCTGCATCGCAAGCAGATGGGGCAGATGCGTGCGCGCTCGGTCGGCCGCCGCCGCGGCGACGACTGGGTCGAGGTGGATTACACGTTCGCGCGGATGGAAGGCAAGCAGCCGGTCGGCGAGGCGCTCGTGTTCGGCGCGAGCAAGAAGCCGGGCGAGCAGGCGAACAAGAGCGTGATGACGGTGCGCACAGGTTATCCGTACCAGACGCTGCAGATCCGCTCGAGCGAAGGCACGCTCGTGATGGACCTGTGGATCGTCTACGTGCCGCTCGACGCCGAGCAGCGCACCAACCGCACGTTCGGACTGCTGTCGATCCACAAGCCCGGCATACCGTTCGCGCTCGATCTCGCGTGGCCGCTGCTCGTCTGGTTCACCGAGCGCATCTTCCGCGAGGATCGCTGGATCGTCGAGCGCGAGCAGGAAGCGCATGACCGGCAGGGCGCCGACTGGAACCACGAGGTGTTTCCGGTCATCAACGAGCTGCGCGACCTGCTGCGCCAGTGCGGCGCGCGCACGGTGATCCCGATCCGCGACGCGGGCGCGAGCGACGACGCCTGA
- a CDS encoding cytidine deaminase — protein MERDKLIEQAKAARERAYAPYSRFKVGAALLARDGTVFHGCNVENASYGLCNCAERTAMFAAIAAGYRPGDFTRLAVVGDTDGPIAPCGACRQVIVEIGTPDIEVILANLKGDVEVTTAQALLPGAFRL, from the coding sequence ATGGAACGAGACAAACTGATCGAACAGGCCAAGGCGGCGCGCGAACGCGCGTATGCGCCGTATTCCCGCTTCAAGGTCGGCGCGGCGCTGCTGGCGCGCGACGGGACGGTTTTTCACGGCTGCAATGTCGAGAACGCGTCTTACGGGCTCTGCAACTGCGCGGAACGCACGGCGATGTTTGCGGCGATTGCCGCCGGTTATCGTCCGGGGGATTTCACGCGGCTCGCGGTGGTGGGCGACACGGACGGCCCGATCGCGCCGTGCGGCGCATGCCGCCAGGTGATCGTCGAGATCGGCACGCCGGACATCGAAGTGATCCTGGCCAACCTGAAAGGCGATGTCGAAGTGACGACCGCGCAAGCGCTATTGCCGGGCGCGTTTCGTCTGTAG
- the deoA gene encoding thymidine phosphorylase codes for MFLPQEFIRRKRDGQPLDRDGIAAFVRGVTDGSVTEGQVAAFAMAVFFNDLSTDERVALTLAQRDSGDVLDWRGLDLGGPVIDKHSTGGVGDVVSLMLGPMVAACGGYVPMISGRGLGHTGGTLDKLSAIPGYDVTPDTDVFRRTVRDVGVAIIGQTARLAPADMRIYAIRDVTATVESIAMITASILSKKLAAGLDGLVMDVKVGSGAFMPTAEQSAELARSIVDVGNGAGMKTTAILTDMNQSLAPCAGNALEVACAIDYLTGKSRPARLHDVTMALSAELLVTGGLAGDAARAHAMLQHALDSGAAAERFAKMVTALGGPADLIDAPARHLARAEVIVPVPSRASGVVQRVDCRALGLAVVALGGGRTRAADAIDYRVGLTALAEIGQRVEAGQPLGFVHARDADAAARAVAEIQRIYTVGDAGDAPPTIYQWID; via the coding sequence ATGTTTTTACCGCAGGAATTCATTCGCCGGAAGCGTGACGGGCAACCGCTCGATCGCGACGGGATCGCCGCGTTCGTGCGCGGCGTGACCGACGGCAGCGTGACCGAAGGCCAGGTCGCCGCGTTCGCGATGGCCGTGTTCTTCAACGACCTGAGCACCGACGAGCGCGTCGCGCTGACACTTGCGCAGCGCGACTCGGGCGACGTGCTCGACTGGCGCGGGCTCGATCTCGGCGGGCCGGTGATTGACAAGCATTCGACCGGCGGCGTCGGCGACGTCGTGTCGCTGATGCTCGGGCCGATGGTGGCCGCGTGCGGCGGCTACGTGCCGATGATCTCGGGGCGCGGGCTCGGCCATACCGGCGGCACGCTCGACAAGCTGAGCGCGATTCCCGGCTACGACGTGACGCCCGATACGGACGTGTTTCGCCGCACGGTGCGCGATGTCGGGGTCGCGATCATCGGGCAGACGGCGCGGCTGGCGCCGGCCGACATGCGCATCTATGCGATTCGCGACGTGACGGCGACTGTCGAATCGATCGCGATGATCACCGCGTCGATCCTGTCGAAGAAGCTCGCGGCCGGGCTCGACGGGCTCGTGATGGACGTGAAGGTCGGCTCCGGCGCATTCATGCCGACCGCCGAACAGTCGGCGGAGCTGGCGCGCAGCATCGTCGACGTCGGCAACGGCGCCGGCATGAAGACGACCGCGATCCTCACCGACATGAACCAGTCGCTCGCGCCTTGCGCGGGCAACGCGCTCGAGGTGGCGTGCGCGATCGACTACCTGACGGGCAAGTCGCGTCCGGCGCGCCTGCATGACGTCACGATGGCGCTGTCGGCGGAGTTGCTCGTCACCGGCGGGCTGGCCGGCGACGCCGCGCGCGCGCACGCGATGCTGCAGCACGCGCTCGATTCGGGGGCGGCGGCCGAACGCTTCGCGAAGATGGTCACGGCGCTCGGCGGCCCCGCGGACCTGATCGACGCACCCGCGCGTCATCTTGCGCGGGCGGAGGTGATCGTGCCGGTACCGTCGCGCGCGAGCGGCGTCGTGCAGCGGGTCGATTGCCGCGCGCTCGGGCTCGCGGTCGTCGCGCTCGGCGGCGGCCGCACGCGCGCGGCGGACGCGATCGACTACCGTGTCGGCCTGACGGCGCTCGCGGAGATCGGGCAGCGTGTCGAAGCCGGCCAGCCGCTCGGCTTCGTGCACGCGCGCGACGCGGACGCCGCCGCGCGCGCGGTCGCGGAAATCCAGCGGATCTACACGGTGGGCGACGCGGGCGACGCGCCGCCGACGATTTATCAGTGGATCGACTGA